ttatctttttaccTAGAGTAAAAGAATAAGGCTGTAGCCTTGGCCCCTGTTCACACCAGGCCTGGCTCCATGTATAAAGCAAGCACATAGCACAGTAAAATTCAGACAAATCCAATTTTCTTaccttgagagagagaatatggagaaatcaaaattgcataagagagagagatatgcATCGTGTGTTTCTTAAACCGTGGCTCACCCACCAAAAGGTTGCTCTTTATCAAATGACATTTTGCCTATGGCTTTCCTCAAGTAGCACTCCAATCATAGAAAGGTTTTTCTACATGTAACTTTATGTGTGACATTACTACCTCGATTCAATAGAGTAGTAGATTTATTACTagtaaatataaatttagttTCGTCCAACATCTTACTTAAGACACATAATTCCGCACATGTAATTAGTACGTAGTTTTCAAATGCTAAAATCTTCTTCTGTATTTATGGTTTATTATCATAAGAAAGCAGTTCCTACCAAATTGAAGATAAAAGAAATGAGATTTATGCACataacaaaacataaaaattagtGGTGCATCCGTTTGTCATGTGTTCCTCCTCCTATGTCATTTCTTTAAAATGATCCCGGCCcttcttttttggttacaCAAACTCTCGTCTGAAAGAATGGCTCGAAAATTAAACTTTACTACAATtataaagtaaaattaaaaaaatggaaaccATCATATGAAGGTAAAAAAGGGACCGGCCCCATAATGAGCGCATACGAATTTGCACTTATGCATCCTTACCTACTAGAGTTTTATCAGAATTTGCACTTATgcatccttttctttttcctttttcctttttcgaAACAAGTTTCAGCTAGACCTTCAATTTGGGAATGAAACAAGTAGAACAGTAACcttaaccccaaaaaaattaaaataaaaaaaactcttgTAAGcggaaaagaaatataatgaAACCGCTCAAAATTTGACGCAATTATGAGTCAaaactaattatatattttttttaaaggcaaCAAGATCCGAGCAAAGTATAGCAACAAATTCTAAACACACCACAACTGACACGAATTAAaaccacaaaacaaaacagcaAAACGACACCAGATTATAACCCCGCCACCGCCGATCGAGCACCCAGTTCTGCGAACAGCAGCCAAGAGACGACGGAGGAGACTTGAAATTATAACCAACAAGACAGACGACACCTAAGCACCTACCAGAAAAACTAGTAGCAACAATCCATGCTTTATTGTAACCCTTCTCAAAGCGCACAATTCACTTCTTCTTTGCTGCAGATTTGGTCACCTTTGCTCCACTTGGATCCTTCTTCTCCACACTCTTGATCACTCCCACAGCAACAGTCTGTCGCATGTCCCGGACAGCGAAACGACCAAGTGGGGGATACTCGGAGAAGGTCTCCACCACCATTGGCTTGGTAGGAATCATCTTAACAAATCCAGCATCACCATTCTTCAAAAACTTGGGCTCCTTCTCAAGCTCCTTGCCGGATCGTCTGTCAATCTTGGTTAGAATCTCATTGAACTTGACTGCAATGTGGGAGGTGTGGCAATCCAGCACAGGGGCATAGCCATTTCCAATCTGGCCGGGGTGGTTCATGATGATTACTTGGGAAGTGAAGTTGGCTGCCTCCCTGGCTGGATCCTCCTTCGAATTCGAGGCAACGAAACCACGCTTGAGATCCTTGACTGCGACGTTCTTCACGTTGAAGCCAACATTGTCTCCTGGAAGAGCCTCCGGAAGAGCTTCGTGGTGCATCTCCACAGACTTAACTTCAGTTGTCAGCCCAGAAGGGCCAAAGGTCACAACCATACCAGGCTTGATGATACCAGTTTCAACACGTCCGACAGGGACGGTACCAATGCCACCAATCTTGTAGACATCCTGAAGTGGGAGGCGGAGGGGCTTGTCTGTGGGCCTCTTGGGCTCATTAATCAAGTCAAGGGCCTCAAGAAGGGTAGGACCCTTGTACCAGTCAAGGTTGCTAGACCTCTCAATCATGTTGTCACCCTCAAACCCAGAGATGGGAACAAAGGGGATCTTGTCTGGGTTGTAGCCAACCTTCTTCAGATAGGATGAGACTTCCTTAATAATTTCATCGTACCTTGCCTTCGAGTACTTTGGAGTGGTAGCATCCATCTGTAAACGAAAGCAATTGATATTAAATTATTGATCACAACAAagtaaaatcaaaatcaaatataacaAAGTACTAAAGCAAGATGTCCCAAAGGTACCTTGTTGCAGCAGCAAATCATTTGCTTAACACCAAGGGTGAAAGCTAGGAGAGCATGCTCACGAGTCTGACCGTCCTTGGAAATACCAGCTTCAAAACCTCCAGTGGTGGAGTCAATAATGAGGACAGCACAGTCAGCCTGGGAAGTTCCAGTAATCATGTTCTTAATGAAGTCACGATGTCCGGGAGCATCAATGACAGTGCAGTAGTACTTGTTAGTTTCAAACTTCCAGAGGGCAATATCAATGGTAATACCACGCTCACGCTCGGCCTTGAGCTTGTCAAGCACCCAGGCATACTTGAATGATCGCTTGTTCATCTCAGCTGCCTCCTTCTCGAACCTCTCAATCACACGCTTGTCAATACCTCCAAGCTTGTAGATCAAATGGCCAGTGGTGGTAGACTTCCCGGAGTCGACATGGCCAATGACCACAATGTTAATGtgaatcttttcttttcccattACAAAAGCTGTTTATGAATTaagagaagggaaaaaaaaatgtaagaaaCCCAGTCACAAATTACAGAAAAAAGCCACCACtgacaaaaaaaacttcaatgaCAAAGCAAGGTAGGCCTGAAAACCATATCAATATCAAAACACAAATTTATCACCATAAAGGAAATCACTACAGTAAATTAACCGAAGCCAGTTGCATCGGTTGACAGAGCAAACATTTTAAGAACagaatttaaataataaaaaagatttaCGAAAAACTGAAGCAGAGTCAGTCAGACATCCTAGCatattaaaattgaatttaGGATAGCAAAAATTTAATTGTCAGTAGAAACAATCAATAAGATTCAGCATATTAAAACTGAAACAGAGTacgtaaaaaaaaatcatatttggCAAACAATTGTAAATCAACCAAATCCAATTGCACTGGTTAgcgaagaaaaaacaaaatgatgaatgacaaaaacCTGAAGCAGAGTTGATAAATCTAGGTAGATTAAAATCAAAAGTGAGAACACAAAATTTCACCAATGTAAAACAGATCAGATATACTAAAAGAAAATGTAGGACAGAAAAAACCAGCGGCAAAGGAAGGCCCATTGATAAAACATGTGCAGTCCTTCTCAAAAGAGTCAGATctactatttaaaaaatattacagAACAAAACATGCAAACAAAACACGCTCACAGACGATTCAGAGTTTGATTATTAAGATCAACCATAACGAAATCAGATCCACAACACAAAATCTAAAATCCGAATCACTAAATAGCAATAGCATTCCAACACTAACCAAGACACAAAGATTCAAAGCATAAACCGATTTCAAGATCAGAAACgaacatataaatacaacgagAGAGATTGCTAACAACGATCAAATACCAttgatattagaagcataacaaagaagaaaaggagagagaatcGAACCTGGAGAGAGATCGCTGTGCTAAAACCCTAGCGACGAGAGAGTGATAGTGAGGGTGAAAGAGGCACACAGATGCAGAGGCGTGAGAAGCGAATAGGGTTTCAGCGTGTTTATATAACAGAGCAATTTCTCCGTGTTTACGAACATGCCCTCGGCACCAGCAATATTATGACGGTGGCGTCcttgagtttttataaatattttatctgGTCTGACGTGGCGCCTTCTGTTACTATGTTTGGCGGACGCCGAAATGCGCgcgtttctctttttttctttccaaaaggGGTTTGGGTTGTTGTGGGGATTGGCACACGCGCTAAAGAGGAGCGTGAAAGGGTGCTTTTGTGATTGGGGTCCGTGAGGATTCGGCGGATAATCCTAGGACGACGCGGGAAACGGGAAACGCTCTCATGCACAGCAGGTGATGGGCCCATCTTTTCCACATAAAAGGACGTcgttttgtttctctttggtCTTGGATCTTTCCTTCTTTGGGTTTTTCAATGGGATGGATTTGGGTTTCTCCCAAGGCCCAAGTTATAAAACTTTAATAAACAATTTagaccccttttttttttttggaatttagacccttattaaaaaaaccattaagaaaaacaataattttagGGTGGTGATTTTCCCACTCTCCTTTTGTTCATTTAcactccattttatttttttaatactttttactataacaaaaaaataagcGTAAGTGAACAAAAGAGAAGTAAGAATGTACAATTTCCAACAAGGGAATGTAAGTGGAAAAATCAACTCCCTAACTTTAAAacatttcaataatttattcCCAAAACAACTCATTCAGCATTATAACGGTTTTgtaactgaaaaaaaaaaaaaagtattgattgtttctttaaaaattcGTAAGTTTTATGAgtgaatatattttttcaaattttaatttttatatccATATTTATCTATccatccatatatatatatatatatatatatatatatcacaaaaggCAATTTGATTAAATTTTCAATCCACTTAaaattatcctcatttaagaAAGATATCTTAAATATTTCGTTCTAAATAGATAAAGGATATTGCTTGCCTCCTTCCGAGTAAGGAGATACTCTTCCTTCTTGAATCATAGTTTGAtacatatgcaaaaataattcatcaattacataaataaatatttttaaaaaacttttgcACACAAGTCATACTTCTATTGACAGAAATATTGAAGCTCCTAAGGAGGGAAGTATTTTCCATACACGAAACAATAAtctaattaaaatttaaaatttattgacAAGTGCTTGAGCGTGGATTGAGAAACTAGTACTCTATGTAGAATAGAATTACCACTTAAAAATGGCATATAATTAGAATAAGATTACTAGGTATGCAAGTGCCAAATGCATTTGAAATCTAAACTTCGAGAATTCACTTTTGCTATTTCAAAGTTCGAATGGGAGCtaagaataatgctactcttaccacatttgtatatcACATCTTAGGGGTGGGCGCGGTCCGGTTTGGTCCGGTTCACATCTCAAATCGGAACCGAAACCGGTATTATttaaccggtccggttcggttcggtttaggcaaaaaaaatttcaaaaaccggCCGGTTCGGTTCTGACCGGTtccggttttgaaccggattattaatttattttttttttgaattttttttgtatttttattttaaaaaaattataataaatcacttatttttttagcttaaaaatgaacaaataatccaattcatacatttagaaattttttgaagttgaacttggaaaattagtgattataaaagttaaaatatggcattagattttaaaaatttgtaaaaatataaaatataaaatatatgaccggtccggttcggtccgGTCCTGTGCGGAAAGATGTAAAATCGGAACCAGAACCGGTTGGAACCGGTTTGGTCCGATTCCGGTCcggtttgttgacttttttggtcaaccggtttttttccggtttttttttcaccggttcggttcggtgtTCCGGTTTTCCGGTcccgatgcccacccctaccacatctttataccatcttatgtggcagctgaggtggacagccacatcaattaaaattatttaatattttcttttcttttatgatttatttcaatatttatttttctaattgccttacttaatttaaaatacacttcattgatttaattgatgtggcatatattaTGAATATGTCATATCATGTGATATAGAAATATGGGATAAAAATATAGTAAGTATAGCATTACTTGAGAGCTAATTGTTTTGCTTCTAAAGtggtgtatatatatatatatatatatatatatttcatccatggaaaaatatgaaagaCACCAACTTATTACATTAATTTCTAGACACCAACTTGATTAGACCAAATACTGGTCTTTGATAGAGATCAAAGAAAATAgacaagaaattaaatagtagAAAAATGTAGTTgtgatttatttgttttcattataGGTCCACTCTAAACCTGTTTatttacaataaataaaaaattatcacgTTAATTAGTGTAATAAGTCGACGTGTCTAGAATTATTGTTTAACACATATCGTTTCGTTCACGTATTAAGACACCGGAAGCAGCTGCAACCTTAAACATGTGGTAATTAACAATCTATATTACAGTTATTAACAACAACTACTTTTTAAACACGTCAACTTCTGGATCGTTAATCATATTAAATGTTAATGTTAATGTTAATGTTATATGGTTGGCAGGTTGTCTGTTTGTCTGTGCATGGTCACTGCTGACTGAGCACCTGTCCTCTCCTTTCAAATCCCAAAGTTTGACTTGGAAACTACGATATTCTTGCTTGCTTCTGGAAGCAAAATAAGATATTAAC
The Prunus dulcis chromosome 2, ALMONDv2, whole genome shotgun sequence DNA segment above includes these coding regions:
- the LOC117617822 gene encoding elongation factor 1-alpha-like — encoded protein: MGKEKIHINIVVIGHVDSGKSTTTGHLIYKLGGIDKRVIERFEKEAAEMNKRSFKYAWVLDKLKAERERGITIDIALWKFETNKYYCTVIDAPGHRDFIKNMITGTSQADCAVLIIDSTTGGFEAGISKDGQTREHALLAFTLGVKQMICCCNKMDATTPKYSKARYDEIIKEVSSYLKKVGYNPDKIPFVPISGFEGDNMIERSSNLDWYKGPTLLEALDLINEPKRPTDKPLRLPLQDVYKIGGIGTVPVGRVETGIIKPGMVVTFGPSGLTTEVKSVEMHHEALPEALPGDNVGFNVKNVAVKDLKRGFVASNSKEDPAREAANFTSQVIIMNHPGQIGNGYAPVLDCHTSHIAVKFNEILTKIDRRSGKELEKEPKFLKNGDAGFVKMIPTKPMVVETFSEYPPLGRFAVRDMRQTVAVGVIKSVEKKDPSGAKVTKSAAKKK